The following are encoded in a window of Mycobacterium decipiens genomic DNA:
- the map gene encoding type I methionyl aminopeptidase, which translates to MLPLARLRGRRVVPQRSAGELDAMAAAGAVVAAALKAVRAAAIPGASTLSLDEIAESVIRESGATPSFLGYHGYPASICASVNDRVVHGIPSTAEVLAPGDLISIDCGAVLDGWHGDAAITLGVGALSAADEALSEATRASLEAGIAAMVVGNRLTDVAHAIETGTRAAEVRYGRSFGIVAGYGGHGIGRQMHMDPFLPNEGAPGRGPLLGAGSVLAIEPMLTLGTRKTVVLDDKWTVTTADGSRAAHWEHTVAVTDDGPRILTLL; encoded by the coding sequence ATGCTCCCACTGGCACGGCTGCGGGGTCGCCGCGTCGTGCCGCAGCGCAGTGCCGGCGAACTCGACGCGATGGCCGCGGCCGGCGCCGTCGTCGCTGCCGCGCTGAAGGCGGTCCGCGCGGCGGCGATTCCCGGGGCATCCACCCTGAGTCTCGACGAGATCGCGGAGTCGGTGATCCGCGAATCCGGCGCCACCCCATCCTTTCTGGGCTATCACGGCTACCCGGCGTCGATCTGCGCGTCGGTCAACGACCGGGTGGTTCATGGCATCCCATCGACCGCCGAGGTCCTCGCTCCCGGTGACCTGATATCCATCGACTGCGGCGCGGTGCTGGATGGTTGGCATGGCGATGCGGCGATCACCCTCGGCGTTGGAGCTCTTAGCGCCGCCGACGAAGCGCTGTCGGAGGCGACCAGGGCATCGCTGGAAGCCGGAATCGCCGCGATGGTTGTCGGTAATCGGTTGACCGACGTCGCGCATGCCATCGAAACGGGTACGCGGGCCGCCGAGGTCCGCTACGGGCGCTCGTTCGGGATCGTCGCCGGCTACGGGGGACATGGCATCGGCCGCCAAATGCATATGGATCCGTTCCTGCCGAACGAGGGTGCGCCGGGGCGCGGTCCACTGCTGGGGGCCGGCTCGGTGCTGGCCATCGAACCGATGCTCACGCTGGGAACCCGCAAAACGGTGGTGCTCGACGACAAATGGACGGTGACGACGGCCGATGGATCACGTGCGGCGCACTGGGAACATACCGTCGCGGTAACGGACGACGGGCCCCGAATTCTGACCCTTCTGTAG
- a CDS encoding sigma-70 family RNA polymerase sigma factor: MARVSGAAAAETALMKALYDEHAAVLWRYALRLTGDAALSEDVVQETLLRAWQHPEVIGDTARSARAWLFTVARNLIIDERRSARFRNVVGSIDEPGAPEQSTPDEVNAALDRLLIADAMVQLSAEHRAVIERSYYRGWSTAQIATDLGIAEGTVKSRLHYAVRALRLTLQELGVTR, translated from the coding sequence GTGGCTCGTGTGTCGGGCGCCGCGGCCGCCGAAACCGCTCTGATGAAGGCGCTCTACGACGAGCATGCCGCGGTGTTGTGGCGCTACGCGCTGCGCTTGACCGGTGACGCGGCCCTATCCGAAGACGTCGTCCAAGAGACGCTGTTGCGGGCGTGGCAGCATCCCGAGGTGATCGGCGACACCGCGCGGTCGGCACGGGCGTGGTTGTTCACCGTTGCTCGCAACTTGATCATCGACGAGCGACGCAGCGCGCGGTTCCGCAATGTCGTCGGTTCGATCGACGAACCGGGCGCGCCGGAGCAGTCGACGCCGGATGAGGTGAACGCGGCACTGGATCGGTTGCTGATCGCCGACGCGATGGTCCAACTGTCCGCCGAGCATCGGGCCGTGATCGAGCGGTCCTACTACCGCGGATGGTCGACCGCACAGATTGCTACAGACCTCGGAATAGCAGAAGGAACAGTGAAGTCGCGATTGCACTACGCCGTGCGCGCGTTGCGGCTCACGCTGCAGGAACTCGGAGTTACACGATGA
- a CDS encoding non-ribosomal peptide synthetase, with protein sequence MGRYDRTLALTRGQLDIWLAQETGSPGTDWQAGWFVVIAGAVDPGLLVRAIGQVVGEAEPLRASIIETGGQLYQKVVDHPDVAVSCHDLSGLGDPVREAHRLASSLQRTPMPWAGPLFRFGLFRTRPDEYYLFVCIHHIVIDGFGSVLLCNRIAEVYSANCSGAPISAAPFGSLRDLVDCELDYEASRDYLEDRTYWKANLPAEGGLDYRLPPDPGGRDSCSATAPVRLAAAAVDRIQRLSETLDVHRSSVITAACALLVRGCGGSGSEVVLALPVTRRTSPPLKTIPGMVAGVVPLVLTVLPGAAVAEFCEHVDARIREALRHQRFPVQVVDNKDHGRGIGLAAGRVTVNLFPSTTILPFGGAPASVVYTNVGRVDHFGLFFMKDGDRLFLSTAGAGQPFSDLDVSALASRLEKLLMVLTADPGRPLSAIDLLDEHEHTQLDTWGNRGVLTSPAPPTSSVPGLFAAQAARTPDAPALTYLDTTMTYRQLEEASNQLAHLLAGYGVGGGDVVALLLPRGSQAIVAVLAVLKAGAAYVPIDPVHPEARITFLIEDTTPAAVLTTSELAYLLDSHDLMMIDVDEPAIATQPGTALPAPDAADLAYILYTSGTTGAPKGVAITHHNIARFIAAPTPFTLTAGQAVTQCHSYGFDFSVWEIWGALLRGGRLVVVPEQVTRSPTDLHALLLAERVTVFTQTPSALAELAPQGLESMTIVLLGEVCPDELVDRWASGRVMINAYGPTEATVWVSMSIPLERGLVPAPIGAPVSGAALFVLDGWLCPVPAGVVGELYVAGPQVGCGYWRRSALTASRFVACPFGGAGVRMYRTGDLVYWGADGQLQFVGRADDQVKIRGYRIEPGEVTAALSQLVGVGQAVVITREDRPGDKRLVGYVTGQADPAQLRAALATRLPHYLLPAAIVVLERFPLTVNGKLDTAALPAPDYAATDDYRPPTTPVGEILAGIYAQVLGVERVGIDQSFFDLGGDSLLAMRVIAAVNTTLDAQLSVRALFDTPAISQLASRIAAGSTPLPALVPARRPAAVPLSFAQDRMWSVIQMHGPSPVYNLPLVLRLCGTVDVEALGRALADVVQRHETLRTVITTTGGAAQQVVLPANQADFGWHIVDATAWPPERLHGALTTDAHYAFDLSTEIPLRARLYRVADDEHVLVMNVHHIAADGWSLAPLAADLSVAYRNRCVGRAPTWAPLPVQYIDYTLWQREYLGDLADPQSTIATQLRYWEKTLAGVPERVELPTDRPYPPVADHRGDTVAVHWPANLHHEIARVARDHRATRFMVVHAGLTALLSKLTASEDILLGFAVAGRNHPALDDLVGIFPNSVLLRVEVADDPTFAQLLAQVRARSLEAFDHQDVPFGVLVDRLNPSQSLSHRPLSQVMLAWQNNKPAEWALAGLDVTTIPLSTHVARMDLVFSLSELFSDAGEPAGIGGLVEYRTDVYDAATIDTWINLLEKLLSAVTADPQRRLSSI encoded by the coding sequence ATGGGGCGTTACGACCGTACGCTCGCGCTGACGCGGGGCCAGCTCGACATTTGGCTCGCACAGGAGACGGGTAGCCCGGGGACGGATTGGCAAGCCGGTTGGTTTGTGGTTATTGCGGGCGCGGTTGATCCTGGTCTGCTTGTGCGGGCCATCGGCCAGGTGGTGGGTGAGGCCGAACCGCTGCGGGCCAGCATTATTGAGACGGGCGGTCAGCTTTACCAGAAGGTAGTTGATCATCCGGATGTTGCGGTTTCCTGTCATGATCTGAGTGGCTTGGGTGATCCCGTGCGGGAGGCCCACAGGCTGGCATCGTCACTGCAACGCACACCGATGCCATGGGCCGGGCCGCTTTTTCGATTCGGATTGTTCCGCACGCGGCCCGACGAGTACTACTTGTTTGTCTGCATTCACCATATCGTCATCGATGGATTCGGATCCGTGTTGCTGTGCAATCGGATCGCCGAGGTTTATTCCGCGAATTGTTCTGGAGCGCCGATTTCGGCTGCCCCGTTTGGCTCGCTGCGCGATCTGGTCGACTGCGAGTTGGATTATGAGGCCTCGCGCGACTATCTGGAAGACCGGACCTATTGGAAGGCGAATCTTCCGGCCGAGGGCGGTCTGGACTATCGGTTGCCGCCCGACCCGGGTGGCCGCGATTCGTGTTCGGCTACTGCGCCGGTGCGGCTAGCTGCCGCGGCGGTGGATCGAATTCAGCGGTTGTCCGAGACGCTGGATGTTCATCGATCATCGGTCATCACCGCGGCGTGTGCGCTGTTGGTGCGTGGGTGCGGTGGTAGCGGGTCGGAGGTGGTACTTGCCCTTCCGGTCACCAGGCGAACAAGCCCACCATTGAAGACTATTCCCGGGATGGTTGCCGGGGTGGTGCCGCTGGTGTTGACCGTGTTGCCCGGTGCCGCGGTTGCCGAGTTCTGTGAACACGTGGACGCCCGGATACGGGAGGCCCTGCGCCATCAGCGGTTTCCGGTACAAGTTGTGGACAACAAGGACCACGGCCGGGGCATAGGGCTGGCCGCGGGTAGGGTCACCGTAAATCTATTTCCATCGACAACTATTCTGCCTTTTGGCGGTGCGCCGGCCTCGGTGGTTTATACGAATGTCGGCCGTGTCGACCATTTCGGGCTGTTCTTCATGAAAGATGGTGACCGGCTTTTTCTGAGCACGGCCGGTGCTGGTCAACCATTTTCAGATCTCGACGTCTCCGCTCTAGCCAGTCGGTTGGAGAAGTTGCTGATGGTTCTAACTGCCGATCCGGGGCGGCCGTTGTCGGCGATCGACCTACTCGATGAGCATGAGCACACCCAGCTCGACACGTGGGGCAACCGGGGTGTGTTGACCAGCCCCGCACCCCCGACGTCGTCGGTTCCCGGGTTGTTTGCCGCCCAAGCCGCCCGCACACCGGATGCCCCGGCGCTGACCTACCTCGACACCACCATGACCTACCGCCAGCTCGAGGAGGCGAGCAACCAACTTGCCCACCTATTGGCCGGCTATGGGGTAGGCGGCGGTGACGTGGTGGCACTGTTGCTGCCCCGCGGCAGCCAAGCCATCGTGGCAGTCCTGGCCGTACTGAAAGCCGGGGCGGCCTACGTCCCTATCGACCCGGTGCACCCCGAGGCCCGGATCACCTTCCTCATCGAGGACACCACACCCGCGGCGGTGCTGACCACCAGTGAGCTGGCCTACCTGCTCGACAGCCACGACCTGATGATGATCGATGTCGACGAACCCGCCATCGCTACCCAACCCGGCACGGCCCTGCCGGCACCGGATGCCGCGGACCTCGCCTACATTCTCTACACCTCGGGCACCACCGGGGCTCCAAAGGGCGTGGCGATCACCCACCACAACATCGCCCGATTCATCGCCGCGCCGACCCCGTTCACGCTCACCGCCGGCCAAGCGGTAACCCAATGTCACTCCTACGGTTTCGACTTCTCGGTGTGGGAGATCTGGGGCGCGCTACTGCGCGGTGGGCGACTCGTGGTGGTGCCCGAGCAGGTGACCCGCTCGCCCACCGACCTACACGCCCTGCTGCTCGCAGAACGCGTCACCGTGTTCACCCAAACTCCCTCAGCTCTTGCGGAGTTGGCACCACAGGGCTTGGAATCGATGACCATCGTGCTGCTTGGCGAGGTCTGTCCGGATGAGTTGGTGGACCGGTGGGCGTCCGGGCGGGTAATGATCAACGCCTACGGCCCGACCGAAGCCACGGTGTGGGTGTCGATGAGTATCCCGCTTGAGCGGGGCTTGGTGCCGGCACCGATCGGGGCGCCGGTGTCGGGAGCGGCGTTGTTCGTCCTTGACGGGTGGCTGTGCCCGGTGCCGGCGGGTGTGGTGGGCGAGCTATATGTGGCCGGCCCCCAAGTGGGGTGTGGTTACTGGCGCCGTTCGGCGTTGACGGCGTCGCGGTTTGTGGCCTGCCCATTCGGGGGAGCCGGGGTGCGAATGTATCGCACCGGGGACTTGGTGTACTGGGGTGCCGATGGGCAGTTGCAGTTTGTGGGGCGCGCTGATGACCAGGTCAAGATCCGCGGGTACCGCATCGAGCCCGGCGAGGTCACTGCCGCGCTTAGCCAGCTGGTGGGGGTGGGCCAAGCGGTGGTGATCACCCGCGAGGACCGTCCGGGTGATAAGCGCTTGGTGGGCTACGTCACCGGTCAGGCCGACCCGGCCCAATTGCGCGCCGCGCTGGCCACCCGGTTGCCGCACTACCTGCTGCCCGCCGCGATCGTGGTGCTTGAACGGTTTCCGTTGACCGTCAACGGCAAACTCGACACCGCCGCCTTGCCGGCACCCGACTACGCCGCAACCGACGATTACCGGCCCCCCACCACCCCGGTCGGAGAAATCCTTGCTGGCATCTACGCGCAGGTCCTCGGGGTAGAACGCGTCGGCATCGACCAATCATTCTTTGATCTGGGCGGGGACTCACTGTTGGCGATGCGGGTGATCGCCGCGGTCAACACCACCCTGGATGCCCAGTTGTCGGTGCGTGCCCTGTTCGACACGCCCGCGATTTCCCAGCTCGCTTCCCGTATTGCTGCCGGATCCACGCCGCTGCCTGCCCTGGTGCCGGCTCGGCGGCCGGCGGCCGTTCCGCTGTCGTTTGCGCAAGACCGCATGTGGTCGGTGATCCAGATGCACGGGCCCTCCCCGGTCTACAACCTGCCCCTGGTGCTGCGGTTGTGCGGCACAGTGGATGTCGAGGCGTTGGGCCGCGCCCTGGCCGATGTGGTGCAACGCCACGAAACCCTGCGCACCGTCATCACCACCACCGGTGGCGCCGCCCAACAAGTCGTCCTGCCCGCCAACCAGGCGGACTTTGGCTGGCACATCGTCGATGCCACCGCGTGGCCGCCCGAGCGGCTCCATGGCGCCCTCACCACAGATGCCCACTACGCCTTCGATTTGTCCACCGAGATCCCGTTGCGGGCACGGCTGTACCGCGTCGCCGACGACGAGCACGTGCTGGTCATGAACGTGCATCACATCGCCGCGGACGGTTGGTCACTAGCGCCGCTGGCGGCCGATCTCAGCGTGGCCTACCGCAATCGGTGCGTCGGGCGGGCCCCAACCTGGGCCCCGCTACCCGTCCAATACATCGATTACACGCTGTGGCAACGCGAATACCTGGGGGATCTGGCCGACCCACAGAGCACCATCGCCACCCAACTGCGGTACTGGGAAAAAACCCTGGCCGGTGTCCCCGAACGCGTTGAGTTGCCCACCGATCGGCCATACCCGCCCGTTGCCGACCACCGCGGCGACACGGTGGCCGTGCACTGGCCGGCAAACCTACACCACGAGATCGCCCGCGTTGCCCGTGACCATCGCGCCACGAGGTTCATGGTGGTGCACGCCGGGCTGACCGCGCTGCTGTCCAAACTCACCGCCAGCGAGGACATCCTCTTAGGGTTCGCCGTTGCCGGACGCAACCACCCGGCGCTGGATGACCTGGTCGGCATCTTCCCGAACAGCGTGCTGCTGCGTGTCGAGGTAGCCGACGATCCCACTTTCGCGCAGTTGCTGGCCCAGGTCCGTGCGCGCAGCCTGGAGGCCTTCGACCACCAGGACGTGCCCTTCGGCGTTCTCGTCGACCGGCTCAATCCCAGCCAATCACTAAGCCACCGCCCCTTGAGCCAGGTGATGCTGGCCTGGCAAAACAACAAGCCCGCCGAGTGGGCGCTAGCCGGTCTGGACGTCACCACGATCCCGTTGTCGACCCACGTCGCCCGGATGGACCTGGTGTTTTCGCTCAGCGAACTCTTCAGCGACGCCGGTGAGCCCGCCGGAATCGGCGGCCTGGTGGAATATCGCACCGACGTCTACGACGCCGCCACCATCGACACCTGGATCAACCTGCTGGAGAAGCTGCTGTCGGCGGTGACCGCCGACCCGCAGCGACGGTTGTCCTCGATCTGA
- the secY gene encoding preprotein translocase subunit SecY: protein MLSAFISSLRTADLRRKILFTLGIVVLYRVGAALPSPGVNFPNVQQCIKEASSGEAGQIYSLINLFSGGALLKLTVFAVGVMPYITASIIVQLLTVVIPRFEELRKEGQAGQSKMTQYTRYLAVALAVLQATSIVALAANGGLLQGCSLDIIADQSIFTLVVIVLVMTGGAALVMWMGELITERGIGNGMSLLIFVGIAARIPAEGQSILESRGGVVFTAVCAAAFIIIVGVVFVEQGQRRIPVQYAKRMVGRRMYGGTSTYLPLKVNQAGVIPVIFASSLIYIPHLITQLIRSGSGAVGNSWWDKFVGTYLSDPSNLVYIGIYFGLIIFFTYFYVSITFNPDERADEMKKFGGFIPGIRPGRPTADYLRYVLSRITLPGSIYLGVIAVLPNLFLQIGAGGTVQNLPFGGTAVLIMIGVGLDTVKQIESQLMQRNYEGFLK from the coding sequence GTGCTTTCGGCTTTCATCTCGTCGCTGCGAACAGCCGACCTGAGACGGAAGATCCTCTTCACGTTGGGCATCGTCGTGCTCTACCGTGTCGGTGCCGCGCTGCCGTCCCCCGGCGTCAATTTCCCGAACGTGCAGCAGTGCATCAAAGAGGCCAGCAGCGGCGAAGCCGGACAGATCTATTCGCTGATCAACCTGTTCTCCGGCGGTGCGTTGTTGAAGCTCACGGTGTTCGCGGTGGGCGTTATGCCCTACATCACCGCCAGCATCATCGTGCAGCTGCTCACCGTGGTCATCCCGAGATTCGAAGAACTGCGTAAAGAAGGCCAGGCTGGTCAGTCGAAGATGACGCAGTACACCCGCTACCTGGCGGTCGCGCTGGCCGTGCTGCAGGCGACCAGCATCGTGGCGCTGGCTGCCAACGGCGGGCTGCTGCAGGGTTGCTCGCTGGACATCATCGCCGACCAGAGCATCTTCACGCTGGTCGTCATCGTGCTGGTGATGACGGGTGGCGCCGCGCTGGTGATGTGGATGGGCGAGCTGATCACCGAACGCGGCATCGGCAACGGCATGTCGCTGCTGATCTTCGTCGGCATCGCCGCCCGCATCCCGGCGGAAGGCCAAAGCATCCTGGAAAGCCGCGGCGGGGTCGTCTTCACCGCGGTCTGCGCGGCGGCGTTCATCATCATCGTCGGCGTGGTGTTCGTCGAACAGGGTCAGCGCCGCATCCCGGTGCAATACGCCAAGCGCATGGTGGGCCGGCGGATGTACGGCGGGACCTCGACATATCTGCCGCTCAAGGTCAACCAGGCCGGCGTGATCCCGGTCATCTTCGCGTCGTCGCTGATCTACATTCCACACCTGATCACCCAGTTGATTCGCAGCGGCAGCGGCGCCGTGGGCAACAGCTGGTGGGACAAGTTCGTCGGCACGTACCTGTCCGACCCGAGCAACTTGGTCTATATCGGCATCTATTTCGGCCTGATCATCTTCTTCACGTATTTCTACGTGTCGATCACCTTCAACCCCGACGAACGTGCCGACGAGATGAAGAAGTTCGGCGGCTTCATTCCGGGAATTCGGCCGGGGCGTCCCACCGCCGACTATCTACGCTATGTGCTGAGCCGGATTACCCTGCCGGGCTCGATCTACCTCGGCGTGATCGCCGTGCTGCCCAACCTGTTCCTGCAGATCGGCGCCGGTGGAACGGTGCAGAACCTACCCTTCGGGGGTACCGCGGTTCTGATCATGATCGGTGTCGGTTTGGATACGGTCAAACAGATCGAGAGTCAGCTCATGCAGCGCAACTACGAAGGGTTCCTCAAGTGA
- a CDS encoding SAM-dependent methyltransferase, translated as MTRTDQDSWDLAASVGATATMVAAARALASAESDPIISDPFAAPLVRAVGLDFFTRLVDGDLPTSAFASEDDSPDTGTTLQFETDSIAVRTRFFDEFFRAAGRDGIRQSVILAAGLDARPYRLSWPRGSVVYEVDQPKVIAFKSAAMSALGVAPAAHRRTVSIDLREDWPAALRRSGFGATKPSAWSAEGLLMYLPPDAQDRLFDNITALSAPGSRLATEFHPESGPTMTQRAQLFNQRWADLGCDIDLSGLFYDGKRSNVVDYLTDRGWQVTSQKRRDLFANYGRDFPDDDALAHFRNIVAITATRV; from the coding sequence ATGACACGCACCGATCAAGACAGTTGGGATCTGGCCGCCAGCGTTGGTGCCACGGCCACGATGGTCGCCGCCGCCCGGGCGCTGGCCAGCGCTGAGAGCGACCCGATCATCAGTGACCCGTTCGCGGCGCCCTTGGTGCGGGCGGTCGGTCTCGACTTCTTCACCCGCCTGGTAGACGGTGACCTGCCAACCTCGGCGTTCGCATCCGAGGATGACTCCCCGGACACCGGCACGACCTTGCAGTTCGAGACCGATTCGATCGCGGTGCGCACTCGCTTCTTCGACGAATTCTTCCGCGCCGCCGGTCGCGACGGCATTCGCCAGTCGGTGATACTGGCCGCCGGCCTCGACGCTCGGCCCTATCGGCTGTCCTGGCCGCGCGGCAGTGTGGTCTACGAAGTCGATCAGCCCAAGGTCATTGCGTTCAAAAGCGCCGCCATGTCGGCCCTGGGCGTTGCCCCGGCCGCCCACCGCCGAACGGTCAGCATCGATCTGCGAGAAGACTGGCCGGCCGCGTTGCGCCGCAGCGGATTTGGCGCCACCAAACCGAGTGCCTGGAGCGCCGAAGGATTGCTGATGTACCTTCCACCCGACGCGCAGGACCGGCTCTTCGACAACATCACCGCGCTCAGCGCGCCCGGGAGTCGGCTGGCCACCGAATTCCATCCCGAATCCGGCCCGACGATGACGCAGCGCGCGCAGCTGTTCAACCAACGGTGGGCCGATTTGGGCTGCGACATCGACCTATCGGGATTGTTCTACGACGGCAAGCGCAGCAATGTCGTTGACTACCTGACGGATCGAGGCTGGCAGGTGACCAGCCAGAAACGGCGGGACCTGTTCGCCAACTACGGCCGCGACTTCCCCGACGACGATGCGTTGGCCCACTTCCGCAACATCGTTGCCATTACTGCAACGCGCGTATAG
- a CDS encoding anti-sigma factor, translated as MITPLHGLGPPGDPGVRDVSTGDNHRYAMWDAAYVLGSLSAAERREFEAHLAGCPACREAVAELSGVPALLSQLDRDEVAAISGPDPAVAAPELSPELLPSLLATVRWRRRRTRLATWVASSAAAVVLGIGVLVGVAGHSAAPLQVTAAAQPMAQVGTTLLTSTVSVSPEHWGTFINLRCVCLAPPDAHHDTLAMVVVGRDGSQTRLATWVAEPGHTATPAGSISTPVDQIAAVQVVAADSGQVLLERSL; from the coding sequence ATGATTACGCCGCTACACGGACTTGGCCCGCCAGGTGACCCAGGTGTGCGCGACGTGTCTACGGGTGACAACCACCGCTACGCGATGTGGGATGCCGCTTACGTTTTGGGGTCACTGTCCGCGGCAGAGCGCCGCGAGTTCGAAGCGCACCTGGCCGGCTGCCCGGCATGCCGGGAGGCCGTCGCCGAACTCAGCGGTGTGCCCGCCCTGCTCTCTCAGCTCGATCGTGACGAAGTGGCCGCGATTAGTGGACCCGACCCGGCTGTGGCGGCTCCGGAGTTGTCGCCGGAGTTGTTGCCGTCGTTGCTGGCGACGGTGCGCTGGCGCCGTCGTCGTACTCGCCTGGCCACCTGGGTCGCCTCGTCGGCCGCTGCCGTGGTGCTAGGGATCGGTGTGCTGGTCGGTGTTGCGGGCCACTCCGCAGCTCCGCTGCAGGTGACCGCGGCGGCACAGCCGATGGCACAAGTCGGGACGACGCTGTTGACCTCGACGGTGTCGGTCAGCCCCGAGCACTGGGGGACGTTCATCAACCTACGGTGCGTCTGCCTGGCGCCGCCGGATGCTCACCATGACACGCTGGCCATGGTCGTGGTGGGTCGCGACGGCAGCCAGACCCGGCTGGCGACCTGGGTGGCCGAACCGGGCCACACCGCGACGCCCGCCGGCAGCATTTCGACGCCGGTCGACCAGATCGCCGCCGTACAGGTCGTAGCCGCTGATAGCGGCCAGGTTCTGTTGGAGCGGTCGCTCTAG
- a CDS encoding class I SAM-dependent methyltransferase: MTQMGSARFDGDSWDLESSVGLTATMVAAARAVAGRASGALVNDQFAEPLVRAVGVDFFVRVASGELDLGELAEDEANALLRFADAMAIRTHYFDNFFLDATRAGIRQAVILASGLDSRAYRLPWPAGTTVFEVDQPQVIDFKTRTLANLGAAPTTDRRAVAVDLRDDWPAALKEAGFDPAQRTAWIAEGLLGYLSADAQNRLLDQITGQSAPGSRFATEGLPDVNHLNEEELRQRMQLLSERWNRHGLNLDMAALVYFDDRTDAGAYLTDQGWQTASVSTTDLLAQHQLPPIEADDAPFGEVIYVSAELS; encoded by the coding sequence ATGACGCAAATGGGCAGCGCCCGCTTTGACGGCGACTCGTGGGACTTGGAGTCCAGTGTGGGTTTGACGGCCACCATGGTGGCCGCGGCACGGGCGGTGGCCGGTCGGGCCAGCGGCGCGCTGGTCAACGATCAGTTCGCGGAACCGCTGGTCCGGGCGGTCGGAGTCGACTTCTTCGTGCGCGTGGCCAGCGGCGAACTGGATCTCGGTGAGCTAGCTGAGGACGAGGCCAACGCCCTGCTGCGGTTCGCCGACGCGATGGCCATCCGCACCCACTACTTCGACAACTTCTTTCTGGATGCCACCCGCGCCGGGATCCGGCAGGCCGTGATCTTGGCGTCGGGCCTGGATTCCCGCGCTTACCGGCTGCCCTGGCCGGCCGGCACCACCGTGTTCGAAGTCGATCAGCCGCAGGTGATCGACTTCAAGACCAGGACGCTGGCCAACCTGGGGGCGGCGCCCACCACCGATCGGCGCGCGGTGGCGGTTGACTTGCGCGACGACTGGCCCGCCGCACTGAAAGAAGCGGGCTTTGACCCCGCGCAGCGAACAGCCTGGATCGCCGAAGGACTGTTGGGCTATCTGTCCGCGGATGCGCAGAACCGGCTGCTTGACCAGATCACCGGGCAGAGCGCGCCGGGCAGCCGGTTCGCCACCGAAGGCCTGCCCGACGTCAATCACCTCAACGAAGAAGAACTGCGGCAACGCATGCAGCTCCTGTCCGAGCGGTGGAACCGCCATGGCCTCAACCTCGACATGGCAGCCCTGGTGTACTTCGACGATCGCACGGACGCGGGAGCCTATCTGACCGACCAAGGCTGGCAGACCGCTAGCGTGAGCACAACCGACCTGCTGGCCCAACACCAACTGCCGCCGATCGAAGCCGACGACGCCCCGTTCGGCGAGGTGATCTACGTCTCGGCCGAACTGAGTTAG
- a CDS encoding adenylate kinase has translation MRVLLLGPPGAGKGTQAVKLAEKLGIPQISTGELFRRNIEDGTKLGVEAKRYLDAGDLVPSDLTNELVDDRLSRPDAANGFILDGYPRSVEQAKALHEMLERRGTDIDAVLEFRVSEEELLERLKGRGRADDTDEVILNRMRIYRDETAPLLVYYHDQLKTVDAVGTMDEVFARALQSLGK, from the coding sequence GTGAGAGTTCTGTTGCTGGGACCGCCCGGGGCGGGCAAGGGGACGCAGGCGGTAAAGCTGGCCGAGAAGCTCGGGATCCCGCAGATCTCCACTGGCGAACTCTTCCGGCGCAATATCGAAGATGGCACCAAGCTTGGCGTGGAAGCCAAGCGCTACCTGGACGCTGGTGACTTGGTTCCGTCCGACCTGACCAACGAACTCGTCGACGACCGGTTGAGCAGACCGGACGCGGCCAACGGATTCATCCTGGACGGATATCCACGCTCGGTCGAGCAGGCCAAGGCGCTGCACGAGATGCTCGAACGCCGGGGGACCGACATCGACGCGGTCCTGGAGTTTCGGGTGTCCGAAGAGGAGTTGCTGGAGCGGCTCAAGGGTCGTGGCCGCGCCGACGACACCGACGAGGTCATCCTCAACCGGATGAGGATCTACCGCGACGAGACCGCGCCGCTGCTGGTGTACTACCACGACCAGTTGAAGACCGTCGACGCCGTCGGCACCATGGACGAAGTGTTCGCCCGCGCGTTGCAGTCTCTGGGAAAGTAA